A single window of Methanosphaera sp. WGK6 DNA harbors:
- the hacA gene encoding homoaconitase large subunit: MSMTMSEKILARASNNKKVEAGEIVMADIDTAMVHDLTGPLTLQALDQINTDKVWDPEKIVIPFDHQVPADTLDAAANHQMLRKFVKEQGIENFYDVYEGVCHQVLPEKGHVLPGTVVVGSDSHTCTHGALGAFSTGIGSTDMAMVFATGQLWFKIPETLQFQINGELKENVTSKDVILNIIGQIGQDGARYKACEYAGETVEKMDMSDRMVLSNMAIECGGKTGLIAADRVTQNYLNGRTNKVYTPVTTDPDAPSLEVMDIDVSDLEPQVACPNYVDNVKPASEVEDVEVDQVFIGSCTNGRLKDLQQAAKVLKGKKIKKGVRTLVIPASRTIYKQALDQGLMDIFIDAGALICNPCCGPCLGGHVGLIGDGEVSLSTSNRNFKGRQGSPEGKVYLSSPIVAAESAITGHITAPEKN, from the coding sequence ATGTCAATGACAATGTCTGAAAAAATATTAGCAAGAGCTTCAAACAATAAAAAAGTAGAAGCTGGAGAAATAGTCATGGCAGATATCGATACTGCTATGGTACATGACCTTACAGGTCCTCTAACACTACAAGCATTAGATCAGATAAATACTGATAAAGTATGGGATCCTGAAAAAATAGTTATCCCATTTGACCACCAGGTACCTGCAGATACATTAGATGCTGCAGCAAACCATCAAATGCTAAGAAAATTCGTGAAAGAACAAGGAATTGAAAATTTTTATGATGTATACGAAGGAGTATGTCATCAAGTACTACCTGAAAAAGGACATGTACTACCAGGAACAGTAGTTGTAGGAAGTGACTCACATACCTGTACCCATGGAGCATTAGGTGCATTTTCAACAGGAATTGGTTCAACAGACATGGCAATGGTATTTGCAACAGGACAACTTTGGTTTAAAATACCAGAAACACTGCAATTCCAAATCAATGGAGAATTAAAAGAAAACGTAACTAGTAAAGATGTAATCTTAAATATCATAGGACAAATAGGACAAGATGGTGCAAGATACAAGGCATGTGAATATGCAGGAGAAACTGTAGAAAAAATGGATATGTCCGACCGTATGGTACTAAGTAACATGGCAATAGAATGTGGTGGAAAAACAGGACTTATAGCAGCAGATAGAGTAACACAAAATTATCTTAATGGAAGAACAAATAAAGTATACACACCAGTTACAACAGACCCTGATGCACCAAGTCTTGAAGTAATGGATATTGATGTGTCAGACCTTGAACCTCAAGTAGCATGTCCTAACTATGTAGATAATGTGAAACCTGCTAGTGAAGTAGAAGATGTTGAAGTTGACCAAGTATTCATTGGATCATGTACAAATGGAAGACTCAAAGACTTACAACAAGCTGCAAAAGTACTGAAAGGTAAAAAAATTAAAAAAGGAGTAAGAACTCTTGTAATACCAGCATCCAGAACTATATATAAACAAGCATTAGATCAAGGCCTAATGGACATATTTATAGATGCAGGAGCTCTAATTTGTAATCCATGTTGTGGACCATGCCTCGGTGGACATGTAGGACTTATTGGTGATGGAGAAGTAAGCTTATCTACATCAAACAGAAACTTCAAAGGAAGACAAGGTAGTCCAGAAGGAAAAGTATACCTTAGTTCACCAATAGTAGCAGCAGAAAGTGCAATAACTGGACA